ACGATCGAGAAGCTTACATTCGTAGTTGGCAAGATTTAGGTACGTTTGTTAAGTTCGGCTCTCTCAACGATGACAAGTTCAAAAAGCAAGTTGAGGACACTCTGATCTATCGCACAACATTCAGCGGTGATGATCAACCGAAAGTTGAAGTGCAAACGCAGGAAGGGGATGTTTGGCAAGAGACTGCATCTAGCAACGCGGTAGACGGAAAAACCTACACGACATTGAAGGAGTATCTGGAGCGCAACAAAGAGCGGCATGAGAATCGAGTGTTCTACTGTACTGATGAAGTGACACAAGCAACATATGTTCAGTTGCACACTAGTCAGGGCTTAGAAGTGCTGTTCATGGATTCATTCATCGATAGTCACTTTGTCAGCTTCTTAGAACGGGAATACTCGCACATCAAGTTCTCGCGGGTTGATGCGGAACTTGATGAGACGCTGATTGACAAAGACAAGTCCGAGATTGTTGATCCGAACACGAATCAGACGCGTAGTGAACAGATTAAAACGCTGTTCCAGACCGCATTAGGCAAGCCGAAGCTAACGATTCGCACGGAAGCACTCAAAGGAGATGCAGCCGCTCCTCCTGCAATGGTTCTGTTACCAGAGCATCTACGCCGAATGCAGGAAATGAGCGCATTGTTGCAGCAACAAGCGATCGAGTTCCCCGAAGAACATATTCTGCTGGTGAACACTTCGCACCCAATGATTCAGAATTTGATCGGTCTGAGCCAAGGTGCGATTGTTACGGGGTCTTCGAGTTCTCCATCGGCTGAGCTTGCAAACATGATTTGTCACCATGTGTATGACTTAGCATTGATGGCACAAAAGGGCTTTAATGCTGATGGAATGAAAGCGTTTGTTGAGCGATCGAATCAAGTGCTGACGAAGTTAACCGATCGTGCTCTAAGCTAGTGACTGTTCGTTAAACAAAGCCCACTGAGGAGATTATTCTTCTCAGTGGGCTTTGTTATTAGGTAATGCTCATCAATACCTCAATCAAGGTTTGATTCTGTTCATCGGTTCCAACTGTAATTCTAAGCTTGTCATCTAATCCAGGTTGTTTGAAGTACCGAACTAAGATTCCACGCTCTTTTAATGCTAGATAAATCTGTTCTGCATTGTTCTGCGGTTGAGTGAGAAGAAAGTTCGTTTGAGAGTTACAGACCTTCCAGCCAAGGTTTTTAAGATCGATCGCTAACTTCGCTCTAGATTGTTTCACCTTCTCTGCACATTCATTTTTATAGTTCTGATCGCGCATTGCAGCAGTTCCGACCAATGTTGCGATCGCATCAATGTTGTAACTATCTTTGATCTTGAACAATCCGCTTAATAGATGAGGTTGTGCGATCGCAAATCCAAGCCGCAATCCTGCAAGAGAATACCCTTTCGAGAGCGTCCGCAGAATCAATACATTCTCAAACTCACGCACTAACGGTAAAGCGGTTTCTTCAGCGAAATCAACATACGCTTCATCAACCACTAAGACACCTGTTAATTGTGCGGCAAGCTGTCTTAGATCGGATAGTGCAACACTATGACCTGAAGGGCTGTTCGGTGATGCAATGAAGGTAATTGCACCTTGAGCCGCGATTAGTTCATCTATCGGGAATTCGTAGCGATCGCCATACGGAATCTCAACGCGATCGGCAACCTGCATCTCAACCAAAGCCCGATACAGAACATAAGTTGGCATTGGATAAACTACTTTGCGTCCAGGTTCCGCACAAGCCCGCACAATCACATTCAAAAGATCATCACTTCCGTTGCCAACCATGATCCAATCTTTCGGAATGCCTAATGCTTCGCTGGTCGCTTGTCTAAAATCGTTAGCATACGGGTCTGGATAGCGTCTGAGCCATTCGGGATCGAGAGAGCGCAGAACTGCGATCGTATCTGGTGATGGTGGATAAGGATTCTCGTTCGTATTGAGCTTAATGATCGGAGTTCCAGGTTTGGGTTGCTCGCCGGGAATATATCCGGTCATGGCATCAACGCTAGCTCGAAAGAAAGAAGGCATAATGATTTGCGCGATCGACATTTCTCAGCTTAGCGGTTTAAGTCGCTGGAGCAGACCATTCGCAGAAGACATCAATGCCAATGTGGAGGATGTAGAGCGCGATCGCGGTTGCAATGGCGGAATCGATCGGCAGGGGAACACCGGAAAGATTGACGAGGATAGTAATGATTTGTGAGGAGACAAAGTTAAATTAGAGTTGCCAGTATAAAAATCTGCTTGAACGCATGACTAAAGTTATCAATCAACACTATGTTCCTCAGTCGTATCTGAAAAATTTTAGTTCTGATAGAACTCAGATTTTTGTTTTCGACAAGTTCAAACAGCACAGCTTCATTAGCAATGTTAGAAATGTTGCCAGTGAGCGATTTTTCTATGATTTTCCGCAAAGGGTAACTCAGCCGGAAGATGTACAAGTAATTGAACGATTCTTTTCAGAATTGGAAGCAAGGCAGGACAGGTTTTTGCGCCATCTTCAACGTAAGATCAATGGTATTTTTGCTCTTCGGCTTAATCCCGTCACAATCGGCAAGACTTATACATTTAATGTGCTCACGCTTGATCAGAAAGAGGATTTAGCTCTCATAGCTGCAATTCAACTTCTTAGAACCAAAGAGTTTAGGAAGTTTATTGTTGAGATGCATCAAGCAACACAAGATTTAAGAGATCACGTTTTAGAAAAAGGCGTTCTTGATCATCTTGATCAGTTTAAGGAACTGCACGCAGTTCAGATTTCCGAAGAGTTTGCAGAAGCATTTAAGTCTCTAGTTCTGGAAGAGTGTGCTGCAAATTTAGCCAATCTGTATAGCGAGGGTCTAGCTGTACTACATGCTAAAGCTATTCTTGATTACGCTAAAGCTATTCTAGAAATTCTACGTAACCATATTTTTATTATTGGTATAAACGATACAACACAGCCATTATTTACATCAGATCATCCGGTTGTTCGCCGTCCTTATCTTGCCTCTAGCGGTCTTGATTCCGAAGGAATTGAAGTCAATTTTCCTATCAATAGCAAGGCAATTGTAATTATGAGAGACAAGAAGTATTTTCATAGGTATGCAGATAGGGAAAGTAAACTTTTTCCACTTACTTTGGAAGATATCGAGCACTACAATATGATGCAAGTCTGTGAGAGTAATCGATTTGTTTTCTGCGGTGAAGATAAGTTTGAGTTAATTAGAGCAATTTGTAGAGATCGACCAGAAGTATGCTCAGAGAGTAGAAATCGAATCCAAGTTAGAAGAGTTGAATCAACTTTCAATACAAGAGAGTTTTAACATATTGTAGTTGAATAGCAGAGCGGTGGCACTAAACCGCAGGCTAACAACGCCCGTGAACCCGACTGTTGAGAGGTTATTGGTTGAGTCCGAAAGTCTATTCGCGACGGGTTACGGGCATCGTTGGGCAGAGTCGCCGAAAAACTGAGAGAGCTTAAACAGCCCGGAACACTACCAGCAAGTCCTGCAAATCAAATTCAACGATCGCTACTCCCAAGCCCGCACCTATCACTGCTTAGGATCACTTGCAGAAGCAGAAGAACAGTATGCAGAGGCAAGAGCAAATTATCAGTAGGCGCTAGAGAGATACATCGAGTTTGGCGATGACTATTGGGGGAATATCGTCCGTGAAGTAATTGATCGCTTATCAGATTGAATGCGATCAGAGGGTTGAGAACTGCGATCGCCCCCTACTCATGAGTAGCAATTTCTGAAATCAAACCGACCAGTCTTCAGCTTGTAGTTCAGTGATTCGTTCAAAATCTGAGAGATTGCGAGTTAGAACGATCGCCTTCTGACTAATTGCGATCGCTGCAATCATTGTTGCTGAATGTCCCTCACCCAAAATCCCGCTCTTTGGGGAGCGGGATTTTTGATCTAACTCCCTTCCCCCACAGGAGAAGGGTTAGAGATGAGGGCGGTTCGGGAGATCAGGTCAAACATTACCGGGTTAATCGCTTTTAACCTGCTCGCTTGCGCTTCGCGTAGCGAACCAATTCAGAGCAAAAGGGAATTTACAACCCCTGCAAGCTAGTGGATTCCATCTGCTGTAGGATAGCGTCAAGATTTGCTACTGCAGCAAGATCGCCACGAGTGCGCGCGAGATCCCGTGCTTGGCGAATATAATCTCTGCTTTCCATCTTCCGTCCTTGCTGGAATAGCACAATACCCATGTTGAAGTATGCCTCAGGAGCGTCTGGCATAACACGAATCACTTCAGCAAATGCAGCCTTTGCTCCATCCAGATCACCCTGTTCAGTCAGGAATACGCCGCGATCGAACTCATTTTGAATTGCCACAATATCGTTCGCATCACTGATTGCTCCAAACCCTGAGGTCGTGCTTTGATGCATCTGATCAATTGACTCTATACCCGTTTGGTCAGGTGCAAGGGTAGAACCAAGGTTTGTTGACGTTCCCGCTGTCATTGTGGGATAGGTGTCTTCAATAATTCCCGCCTGACCATAGGGTTGGTCGGGCATCACATCCTGTCCCATGTTTGAAGTTGTGCCAATATTGCTGGTTGAGCTAGCGGTATCTTGAGTTGCCCGTTGAACAGAATCTGCCACATTAGAAGCCGATGACTGAACACTCTCAGACACGCCTTCCATAGCCTGTGTCATTTTAGGTTGAGCATCTTGCGCTGCACCCTTAACCGATTGAGCCGCTTCCTGAACACTCTCAGACACGCTGTCCATAGCCTGTGTCATTTTGGGTTGAGCATCTTGCGCTGCACCCTTAACCGATTGAGCGACTCCTTGCACTGAATCTGCAACACTGGCAGCAGATGATTGAATGCTCTCAGCCGTTTTGTGAACAGCCTGCTTAACCTCAGGTCGAACATCTTCGATCGTCCCTCGGACTGAATCAACTGTCTCAATCACTGAAGGACGGCTCTCCTCGATCGTTTCTGTCACCGCATGAATCGTTTCGGTTACAGCAGGACGAGCCTCATCAATTGTTTCTCGAACTGAGTCGATCGCGCCTACAACCGAAGGCTGTGCTGCTTCAATGTTGTGTCGCACTGCATCGACTGTACCGATCACAGAGGGTTTGATATCCTCGACCGTCTGTTTTACTTCATTGACCACTTCACCGATCGTGGCATCAACACCTGATGCTGCTTCCCGTCCAACATTAGCACCCGCAACACCACCAACCACTGCACCAACAGCAGCCCCTAAGCGTCCGCCAACTAAGCGACCAATGATGGCTCCAGCTAACCCTCCACTTACAGTTCCCAGACCCGTTGCCACTGTTTGAACTGGGTCTCGTGCTTGTGGCACCTCATTCACCTCATTCAAAGAGGATTGATTTTCATTCTGCTGATTGAACTCTATGCTGCTATCCGACATATTCTTTCTCCCTCGACTGATTTGTTAAAACTTCTTCTAATCGTTGCTATATCACAACCATAGCGACTGTTCTAAGGTTTTTACTCGACTTAAAGGGAGAGGTTAGAGATGAGTTTTTAACGAATTGAATTGCACTTGAGCAGGGGACTTTATTACCTAAAGCAGAATTTTTTACAGCCTTCACATTCTGCAAAGGATGGTTATGGGAATATTGCCGTGAAGCAATCAATCGATTATCAGATTGAATGCGATCAGAGGGTTGAGAACTGCGATCGCCTAATTTATCTTTGCGATCGTGGAACCGACACCAGCGATCGCGGAATCGAGCAAGGCTCCGTTTCAGTGTTCTACGCAGTGCGATCCAAGATCAGATCAATCAGATCAATCCGCAAAAGCGTCCGCTCAGTATTCTACGCAGTCAGATCAACCCGCTTATCGATTGAAGCCTTGATCTGGGGCATCGTTTCTGTGTTTCCCGCAGTAAGATTTACGATCAATGTGATCGTAACAACACTCCAAAGATCAAAAGGCTTGTTCCATACAACTGCTGAATCGTTTACGATCGAAGAAGACACCCACTCTGACCTATGAAATTCCTGTTAATAGCCTTAGTCAAAGGCTACCGAGTCGCCATCTCTCCACTCATGATGCCGACTTGTCGATTTCATCCCACTTGTTCTCGATATGCGATCGAAGCCCTCGAAACTCACGGCGCACTCAAAGGCACTTGGCTAGCAGCGGGGCGAATTTGTCGCTGTCATCCGTTCAATCCTGGCGGGTATGATCCTGTTCCGAAAAAAGACGCATGAAAGCTTATCAGACTGTTGCGATCGCAGAATGCAATGAGCCCTTAGTCGAAATTCCTGACCAGTTTGCGCGGGTCACGCCACATCCCTACGCAAAGTTGGGCGCACCGTATGGGGAGAAATCACCGTTCTTTGTTAGAGAGGAAATTCTCGATCGCTTACTTATTGCCGATGCTCACCTTCAGCATCTTCAACCCGGATGGAAGATTCAGATTTTTGATGCGTATCGTCCGGTCGCAGTCCAGCAATTTATGGTGGATCACACGCTGAAAGAACTGGTCAACGCAAACGGATTGAGTTTAGAAACGCTATCCACAACACAGCGAGAAGAATTTCAGCAACAGGTCTATCAATTCTGGGCAATGCCAAATTTAGATCCGGCAACTCCGCCGCCGCATAGTACCGGAGCCGCGATCGATGTCACTTTAATCGATGAAGCCGGAAGCGCGATCGACATGGGATCAGAAATTGATGAAATCTCAGAGCGATCGTTTCCGAATCACTTTGCAAACTCTGATTTACCGTATCATCGACATCGAGAAATTTTGGCAAATAGCATGATCTCCGCAGGATTTAAGCGCCACTGGAATGAATGGTGGCACTTTTCCTACGGAGATCAGATTTGGGCATGGCTCACGAATCAAGACAATCCGGGAGCCAATGCGATCGCCAAATACGGCAGGATTTAAGCCTCGATTTTCACCGAGAGAATGCGATCGTTGCCGCGAATCGCATTGACAATATCCATATCGCTCGTCTTACCAAACACCGTATGAACGCCGTCTAAATGCGACTGCGGTGAATGGCAGATGAAAAATTGACTACCGCCTGTGTTCCGTCCTGCATGAGCCATCGATAAGCTTCCAGCTTCATGCTTATTCGGATTAATTTCGCAGTTAATTTTGTAGCCGGGGCCTCCGGTTCCGGGCATTCCTGATGCTCCGTCACGGGTGTTCGGACAGCCGCCCTGAATCATAAAATTCGGAATCACCCGATGAAATTTCAAGCCATCGTAAAATCCTTTGTTTGCTAAATCAACAAAATTCTTTACGGTATTCGGCGCATCTTGATCAAACAACTCAAGATGAATGGTGCCTTTGTCCGTTTCCATGATTGCGCGTGTCATGATTGCGCTCCCTTATATTTTCAGCTTTTCCATCCTATCAAGGTCTTCACAATTGCATCACTGATGTTTGATGCGATCGTCCTAACTCTGAGGCGCACGCACCATTCCCGCCCCCACATCAAACGGGTCGAAATCCGCAGCAATTCCCTCTGAGGTGGCATTCCCAACAACACGCGCCATTAATTCCAGTGAGTTCAGCCGCCCGCTCCGCTTGAGTTTTTCTGCCCACAGTGCAGCCACCCCTGCCACATGCGGAGCCGCCATACTCGTACCATTCATCGCCACCAATCCACCGCCCGCTTTTGCCGACAGCACTTGTACACCAGGCCCTGAAAGATTGGCTCCGGTGTTTGAGAAGGGAGCGATCGTCAACCCAGACGTACCACGACCCAGCGCCGCGACCGAAATAATTCCCTCAGCAACCGCTGGAGGTGCAACCGCAATTTCCCAGTCTTTATTGACTTGGCGACGGCTTTCATTCCCGGCAGCAGCAACCAAAACCGCAGCCTGGGAAAACGAAGCGCGAGCACTGGCAAGCGCAGCTAAGCTTTGGAACAATTGAACATTAGCGCGGTAGCCTTCTAAGGCACGCGAGGTCGCCAGTTCTGTCGGTAAGCCTTGCTTGACAAAGTATTGTACAAAGCCAGGAAAATCAATGCCGAGCGACATCGAAATCACGTTCGCACCATTATCGAGTGCCCATAAAACTGCATCCGCAATTTGATCACTAGAGCCACCTTGCTCACCGATCACTTTTCCAATTAACGCTTTGTTGACTCCGGGTGCAACGCCAATCCGAATATCATCAACAGTGCGACCAAAGATCGTTCCGGCGCAGTGGGTTCCATGGCCGTCTTTATCGCCATCTCCCTCCCCGGTAAAGTCTTGTTGAATAATCTCAACACCCGCAAATGCAGCATGAGTCGCATCGATGCCGCTATCGAGAACGGCAACAACAATGCCATCTCCAGTAAAAGGTGAGGTGTCTGCTCCCACTGCCTGAACCCCCCAGGTTAATTGGGATGCAGTGGTCTCTGCTGAGCCTTCTGCTAGCCCTTCGACTTCTACAGGGCGAATTAGCTTCATTGGCATCGCAGGCGCGATCGCAACGACATCGGGATCGCGATTGAGCGAAGCGATTTCACTGCGTTCGATATCATACGTGCTAATTTGTGCGCTGGGAAAAGCAGCTTCTGCCGGATTGGATTGACCGGGGAACGCGGCGGGGCCTGCAAACAAATCACGGGTGGTCGATCGCAGGTTTCTTAGAACAATGTGTTTCGTTTTCATGAGTTGCAAGTAATAACGGACGAAGATGATTGCAATGGCTTTATTTCAAGCCAAAGCCTTAAAACACTATCCTCGACAAATCTAGATAGAAGTTTCTTGCATAATATTTCTTCGTCCGGCGATGAAGCACAAAACTTTAAAACTCTAAAAATCCACACCACGCTTCAGGTCAACTCCTCTCTCGGCATAGTGTTTGTGACACACCATTTCTGAGTGAACGGTTGCGAGGTCAAAATAAGCAGGCGGATTTTTACAGCGACCTGTGATCACAATCTCCGTATCGCGAGGTTTTCGTAACAAGGCTTGAACGATCGGTTCTTCCGGCAGCAGTTCTAAATCCACAGTCGGATTAAGTTCATCGAGAATAATCGTTTTGTACAATCCCGACGCGATCGCAGCTCGCGCAATCTCCCAAGCCCGTTCGGCTTCGACATAATCGAGTTCTTGTTGTTGACCGCGCCAGACGATCGCATCTCGCCCCGATCGCTGATGATCGACTAAGTTCGGATAACTCTGACGCAGTGCGTTAATGGCTGCATCTTCGGTATAACCCGCTCCACCTTTGAGCCACTGCATGATCAGGACTCGATGCGATTTATCTTGGCT
The sequence above is a segment of the Cyanobacteria bacterium FACHB-DQ100 genome. Coding sequences within it:
- the hisC gene encoding histidinol-phosphate transaminase, with the translated sequence MPSFFRASVDAMTGYIPGEQPKPGTPIIKLNTNENPYPPSPDTIAVLRSLDPEWLRRYPDPYANDFRQATSEALGIPKDWIMVGNGSDDLLNVIVRACAEPGRKVVYPMPTYVLYRALVEMQVADRVEIPYGDRYEFPIDELIAAQGAITFIASPNSPSGHSVALSDLRQLAAQLTGVLVVDEAYVDFAEETALPLVREFENVLILRTLSKGYSLAGLRLGFAIAQPHLLSGLFKIKDSYNIDAIATLVGTAAMRDQNYKNECAEKVKQSRAKLAIDLKNLGWKVCNSQTNFLLTQPQNNAEQIYLALKERGILVRYFKQPGLDDKLRITVGTDEQNQTLIEVLMSIT
- a CDS encoding DUF4238 domain-containing protein, which codes for MTKVINQHYVPQSYLKNFSSDRTQIFVFDKFKQHSFISNVRNVASERFFYDFPQRVTQPEDVQVIERFFSELEARQDRFLRHLQRKINGIFALRLNPVTIGKTYTFNVLTLDQKEDLALIAAIQLLRTKEFRKFIVEMHQATQDLRDHVLEKGVLDHLDQFKELHAVQISEEFAEAFKSLVLEECAANLANLYSEGLAVLHAKAILDYAKAILEILRNHIFIIGINDTTQPLFTSDHPVVRRPYLASSGLDSEGIEVNFPINSKAIVIMRDKKYFHRYADRESKLFPLTLEDIEHYNMMQVCESNRFVFCGEDKFELIRAICRDRPEVCSESRNRIQVRRVESTFNTREF
- a CDS encoding tetratricopeptide repeat protein, with protein sequence MSDSSIEFNQQNENQSSLNEVNEVPQARDPVQTVATGLGTVSGGLAGAIIGRLVGGRLGAAVGAVVGGVAGANVGREAASGVDATIGEVVNEVKQTVEDIKPSVIGTVDAVRHNIEAAQPSVVGAIDSVRETIDEARPAVTETIHAVTETIEESRPSVIETVDSVRGTIEDVRPEVKQAVHKTAESIQSSAASVADSVQGVAQSVKGAAQDAQPKMTQAMDSVSESVQEAAQSVKGAAQDAQPKMTQAMEGVSESVQSSASNVADSVQRATQDTASSTSNIGTTSNMGQDVMPDQPYGQAGIIEDTYPTMTAGTSTNLGSTLAPDQTGIESIDQMHQSTTSGFGAISDANDIVAIQNEFDRGVFLTEQGDLDGAKAAFAEVIRVMPDAPEAYFNMGIVLFQQGRKMESRDYIRQARDLARTRGDLAAVANLDAILQQMESTSLQGL
- the yidD gene encoding membrane protein insertion efficiency factor YidD → MKFLLIALVKGYRVAISPLMMPTCRFHPTCSRYAIEALETHGALKGTWLAAGRICRCHPFNPGGYDPVPKKDA
- a CDS encoding D-alanyl-D-alanine dipeptidase, with product MKAYQTVAIAECNEPLVEIPDQFARVTPHPYAKLGAPYGEKSPFFVREEILDRLLIADAHLQHLQPGWKIQIFDAYRPVAVQQFMVDHTLKELVNANGLSLETLSTTQREEFQQQVYQFWAMPNLDPATPPPHSTGAAIDVTLIDEAGSAIDMGSEIDEISERSFPNHFANSDLPYHRHREILANSMISAGFKRHWNEWWHFSYGDQIWAWLTNQDNPGANAIAKYGRI
- a CDS encoding peptidylprolyl isomerase — encoded protein: MTRAIMETDKGTIHLELFDQDAPNTVKNFVDLANKGFYDGLKFHRVIPNFMIQGGCPNTRDGASGMPGTGGPGYKINCEINPNKHEAGSLSMAHAGRNTGGSQFFICHSPQSHLDGVHTVFGKTSDMDIVNAIRGNDRILSVKIEA
- a CDS encoding S8 family serine peptidase, whose translation is MKTKHIVLRNLRSTTRDLFAGPAAFPGQSNPAEAAFPSAQISTYDIERSEIASLNRDPDVVAIAPAMPMKLIRPVEVEGLAEGSAETTASQLTWGVQAVGADTSPFTGDGIVVAVLDSGIDATHAAFAGVEIIQQDFTGEGDGDKDGHGTHCAGTIFGRTVDDIRIGVAPGVNKALIGKVIGEQGGSSDQIADAVLWALDNGANVISMSLGIDFPGFVQYFVKQGLPTELATSRALEGYRANVQLFQSLAALASARASFSQAAVLVAAAGNESRRQVNKDWEIAVAPPAVAEGIISVAALGRGTSGLTIAPFSNTGANLSGPGVQVLSAKAGGGLVAMNGTSMAAPHVAGVAALWAEKLKRSGRLNSLELMARVVGNATSEGIAADFDPFDVGAGMVRAPQS